In one Drosophila albomicans strain 15112-1751.03 chromosome X, ASM965048v2, whole genome shotgun sequence genomic region, the following are encoded:
- the LOC117568096 gene encoding innexin inx1, translating to MYKLLGSLKSYLKWQDIQTDNAVFRLHNSFTTVLLLTCSLIITATQYVGQPISCIVNGIPPHVVNTFCWIHSTFTMPDAFNRQVGREVAHPGVANDFNDKDARKYYTYYQWVCFVLFFQAMACYTPKFLWNKFEGGLMRMIVMGLNITICTREEKEAKRDALLDYLIKHVKRHKLYAIRYWACEVLCCVNIVVQMYLMNRFFDGEFISYGTNIMGLSDVPQEQRVDPMVYVFPRVTKCIFHKYGAGGSLQTHDSLCILPLNIVNEKTYVFIWFWYWILLVLLIGLMAFRACIIFMPKFRPRLLNARNRMIPMEICRSLSRKLDIGDWWLIYMLGRNLDPVIYKDVMSEFAKQVEPSKHDRTK from the exons ATGTATAAGTTATTGGGTAGCCTGAAGAGCTACCTAAAGTGGCAGGACATACAAACGGATAATGCCGTCTTTCGTCTCCACAATTCCTTTACCACCGTACTGCTCCTAACCTGCAGTCTGATCATTACGGCCACCCAATATGTTGGTCAGCCGATCAGCTGCATTGTGAATGGCATTCCGCCACATGTGGTCAACACATTCTGTTGGATTCACAGCACTTTCACCATGCCCGATGCGTTCAATCGACAG GTTGGTCGCGAAGTGGCGCATCCCGGCGTTGCCAACGATTTCAATGACAAGGATGCCAGAAAATATTACACCTACTATCAATGGGTGTGCTTTGTGCTCTTCTTTCAG GCCATGGCCTGTTACACGCCCAAGTTTCTGTGGAACAAATTCGAGGGCGGTTTGATGCGTATGATCGTCATGGGATTGAACATAACGATCTGTACGCGTGAGGAGAAGGAGGCCAAACGCGATGCGCTGCTCGACTATCTGATCAAGCACGTCAAG CGTCATAAACTGTACGCCATTCGCTATTGGGCATGTGAGGTGCTCTGCTGTGTGAATATTGTGGTGCAAATGTATCTGATGAATCGCTTCTTCGACGGCGAATTCATCTCGTATGGCACCAACATTATGGGCCTTTCAGATGTGCCGCAGGAGCAGCGTGTGGATCCCATGGTCTATGTCTTTCCACGTGTCACCAAGTGCATATTCCACAAGTATGGTGCTGGTGGCTCCCTTCAGACGCACGACTCTCTCTGCATTCTGCCGCTGAACATTGTGAACGAGAAGACGTATGTGTTCATTTGGTTCTGGTATTGGATCCTGCTCGTCCTGCTCATTGGACTGATGGCTTTCCG TGCCTGCATCATCTTTATGCCCAAGTTCCGGCCACGTCTGTTGAACGCCCGCAATCGCATGATCCCGATGGAGATCTGTCGCTCGCTGTCCCGCAAACTGGACATTGGAGACTGGTGGCTCATCTATATGCTTGGTCGCAATCTGGATCCCGTGATCTATAAGGATGTGATGAGCGAGTTTGCCAAACAGGTGGAACCCTCGAAGCACGATCGCACCAAGTAA
- the LOC117565504 gene encoding alpha-protein kinase 1 — MASININISNNNSSSSITNATQATTTTTTLPSLFNGNNNNNNCNTGSSNNNNNNNNNVNVAAKDMDGLIAINDSALSQQIEFILQDAPMEQDDEQQQLQLQQQLHMAASKLDNHPPTTNAIITTATTAAAAAAAATTTNNSASPYINNNSIISNNNNNNSNSNHSNNSLSVEDQQQLLLQQHRAQQQQQQQHHLLNGRRIIIQSTTCGSGGNSVLSASDIKEEQLEQDDDDDDEQLTQHQNHHHHQRLHHADEDDEGEEEEEEEDPELNDENLQDIEEEAQAAEADEEPETAATTHLQHTQTHLHHHPHHQQQHQHHPHQQQQQQLQQQQQQQQQLQQHLQTQVKLELNELPDDEEEDEEDEDEDEHMAQSTTAQQQQLETLQQQLEYTTGTQQLVLPAGSIVSTTTRALAVPVSEAALVQLQRRPVYISNATMSSLAGATYVRMPAAAVISRSPMTVLNVVQQTGGPTAQLILQAAAAAAAPQQQQQQQQSTAGAAATTAAATTATTVATPSPSNEQQLAAIALAQQQQQQQQQQQQQQQQQQQQQQQHHQSIKPAPATSNVATSTTSYQCMECVEKFDSKELFDIHRSGHANNMKCAICNMVLKSLKNYEKHCLRCKPYECQICGRVVRFRPNFIKHMRVHTGQQSERHKYKCEVCHKEFMSFEYFKVHKKIHNENVNLTCEICGKVFSALASLRGHSKLHSGVKLHKCDVCGKGFGQRYNLKIHARTHTGDFPFECKVCKKKLHTQSSLQTHMQVHLRDQPKNGSSSGSNNNNSSSSSSNNSAASSNNSSSSGNGNGSNINSNAATVKIEPDLQQHQQQQQQQQLQSHEMELDEQSGLSEDEHDGVVSGVAAAASLHNSSTNNNRLTTGEDSSNESSSNASLQQPHSNSASSSQHSQQHQQQQQQQQQQQQFIVAPPRSIVIKNYMQQQQAPVIDAANGGNCSSVLHTQVIQSGAGTSNSNGNSHSSSNTSHNSSSSGNSNSSQHSNNMHSINNGHTNNNSSSSIVAAATTATVAGSAASSNLAQQLLRKTPIIHSTGTLSSALASVVQQTGVGSPAQSPSSSSTSCSSSTVLVSKATGVPLSIASSAALGGSTIIRSTRNHHQQQQQQQQQQQQQQAAQSNQQRIVAGQQQQQQQQQRNNHRNHHRRRHLADMDDDDDDDDDNDNEDEASVQQMRAAAATTNGHHQQQQQQLQQQHSNHNHSHSHQHQQQQQQANNHQQQQQHISNNHQQQHPQQQQALHHHHHHHHNHHNHFDDDDDDEKSSPSLATAAIIKVEPNLYSSGSGDNSNDMFIKEEVMFEDSAAPHSPQSPPSSKFRISNFDSDLVDDHVDLNHSLPPYGNLFEPHSIRDSIPVQLYPDDDDDFRLDHSSLGGLHNTSSSTTDGDFIKKEWVYGSASSSYAMNGKFDDDSDALCDAANFIYN; from the exons atggccagcatcaacatcaacatcagcaacaacaacagcagcagcagcataacaaatgcaacacaagcaacaacaacaacaacaacgctgcCATCGCTGTttaacggcaacaacaacaacaacaactgcaacactggcagcagcaacaacaacaacaataacaacaacaacgtaaaCGTTGCCGCCAAAGATATGGACGGACTGATTGCCATCAATGATAGCGCATTATCGCAACAAATCGAATTTATACTACAAGATGCTCCCATGGAGCAGGATGacgagcaacaacagttgcagctgcaacagcagcttcacATGGCGGCGTCCAAGCTCGACAACCACCCACCgacaacaaatgcaataataacgacagcaacaaccgcagcagcagcggcagcagcagcaaccacaacaaacaacagcgcTTCCCCatacatcaacaacaacagcatcatcagcaacaacaacaacaataacagcaacagcaatcacagcaacaacagtctAAGTGTTGAAGatcaacagcaactgttgctgcaacaacatcgcgcacaacagcagcaacaacagcaacatcatctgCTCAATGGACGTCGCATCATTATACAATCAACAACATGCGGCAGTGGTGGCAACTCTGTTCTCTCGGCCAGCGACATTAAAGAGGAGCAACTGGAGCaggacgatgacgatgatgatgagcagTTAACGCAACATCagaatcatcatcatcatcagcgcCTTCATCATGCAGACGAGGACGATGAGggcgaggaggaggaggaggaggaagatcCCGAATTGAACGATGAGAATCTGCAGGACATTGAGGAGGAGGCGCAGGCAGCCGAAGCCGATGAGGAGCCCGAAACGGCGGCAACAACACACTTGCAGCACACGCAAACACATCTGCATCACCATccgcatcatcagcagcaacatcaacatcatccacaccaacaacagcagcagcaattgcaacagcagcagcagcaacaacaacaactgcagcaacatttGCAGACTCAGGTGAAGCTGGAGCTGAACGAGCTGCCCGACGATGAAGAGGAAGATGaggaggacgaggacgaggatgaGCACATGGCGCAGTCGACAAcagcgcaacaacagcaactcgag acgctgcagcagcaactggagtACACGACGGGGACACAGCAACTGGTGTTGCCAGCCGGAAGCATTGTGAGCACCACAACGCGCGCCTTGGCGGTGCCGGTGTCGGAGGCGGCATTGGTGCAGCTGCAACGTCGACCCGTGTACATCAGCAATGCGACGATGAGCAGTTTGGCTGGTGCCACGTATGTGCGAATGCCGGCGGCGGCGGTGATCAGTCGCAGTCCGATGACGGTGCTCAATGTGGTGCAACAGACGGGCGGACCGACGGCTCAGCTCATATTgcaggcggcggcagcagcagcggcgccacagcagcagcagcaacagcagcaatcaaCTGCtggcgcagcagcaacaactgctgcagcaacgacagcaacaacagttgctacGCCATCGCCCAGCAATGAGCAACAATTGGCTGCCATAGCGCttgcccagcaacaacagcagcaacaacaacaacagcagcagcaacaacaacaacagcagcagcagcagcaacaacatcatcagtCCATTAAACCAGCGCCAGCCACGAGCAATGTGGCAACATCGACGACCAGCTATCAGTGCATGGAGTGCGTGGAAAAGTTCGACTCCAAAGAGCTTTTCGACATCCATCGCAGCGGGCACGCGAACAACATGAAGTGCGCCATCTGCAACATGGTCTTGAAATCGCTAAAGAACTATGAGAAGCATTGTTTGCGCTGCAAACCCTATGAATGCCAGATCTGTGGACGTGTTGTCCGCTTTCGTCCCAATTTCATCAAGCATATGCGCGTCCACACTGGCCAACAGTCGGAGCGGCACAAATACAAGTGCGAGGTGTGCCACAAGGAGTTTATGAGCTTTGAGTACTTTAAGGTCCACAAGAAGATCCACAACGAGAATGTCAATCTGACGTGCGAAATATGTGGCAAGGTGTTCAGTGCGCTCGCCTCGTTGCGCGGACACTCCAAGCTCCATTCGGGCGTCAAGCTGCACAA ATGCGATGTGTGTGGCAAGGGCTTTGGACAGCGCTACAATCTGAAGATTCATGCGCGCACGCACACTGGCGACTTTCCGTTTGAGTGCAAGGTGTGCAAGAAGAAGCTGCACACGCAATCGTCGCTGCAGACACACATGCAGGTCCATTTACGCGATCAGCCCaaaaacggcagcagcagcggcagcaacaacaacaatagcagcagtagcagcagcaacaacagcgccgccagcagcaacaacagcagcagcagtggcaacggcaacggcagcaacatcaacagcaatgcGGCCACTGTTAAAATCGAACCCGATttgcagcaacaccaacagcagcagcagcaacaacagttgcagtcACATGAAATGGAACTGGACGAACAGTCGGGCTTGAGTGAGGATGAACACGATGGTGTTGTGTccggtgttgctgctgctgcttcgctgCACAATTCGTCGACCAATAACAATCGCTTAACCACCGGCGAGGATTCGTCAAATGAATCCTCCTCGAATGCCTCGCTACAACAGCCGCACTCGAATTCGGCCAGTTCATCGCAACACtcgcaacaacatcagcaacaacagcagcagcagcaacaacaacaacaatttattgttgcGCCGCCGCGTTCGATTGTCATCAAGAACTatatgcaacagcaacaggcgcCGGTGATAGATGCCGCTAACGGTGGCAATTGCTCGAGTGTGCTGCACACACAGGTCATACAGAGCGGTGCaggcaccagcaacagcaatggcaacagtcacagcagcagcaacaccagccacaacagcagcagcagcggcaactcGAACAGTAGTCAGCATAGCAACAACATGCACAGCATCAACAATGGTcacacgaacaacaacagcagcagcagcattgttgctgccgcaacaacagcaacagttgcaggcAGTGCAGCGAGCAGCAATCTGGCTCAGCAGTTGCTGCGCAAAACTCCCATCATACACTCGACGGGCACGCTTAGCTCAGCGTTGGCCAGCGTCGTTCAACAGACGGGCG TTGGTTCGCCGGCGCAATCGCCATCATCTTCATCCACATCGTGTTCCTCCTCCACCGTGCTGGTGTCCAAGGCGACGGGTGTGCCGCTATCGATTGCCTCATCGGCGGCACTGGGCGGCTCCACAATAATACGCAGCACGCGCaaccatcatcagcagcagcaacagcaacaacaacagcagcagcagcagcaggcggcgCAGAGCAATCAGCAACGTATTGTCGCgggacaacagcaacaacagcagcagcagcagcgtaaTAACCACCGAAACCACCACCGACGTCGTCATTTGGCGGACAtggacgacgatgatgatgatgacgatgacaatgaTAATGAGGATGAGGCGAGCGTGCAACAAAtgcgtgctgctgctgcaaccaCAAACggacatcatcagcagcagcagcaacagttgcagcaacagcactcGAATCATAATCATAGTCACagtcatcaacatcaacaacaacaacaacaggcgaacaatcatcagcagcaacagcagcacatcagcaacaatcatcagcagcaacatcctcaacagcaacaagcgcttcatcatcatcatcatcaccatcacaatcatcataatcatttcgatgatgatgatgacgatgagaaATCATCACCGTCCCTGGCAACAGCCGCAATCATCAAAGTCGAACCGAATCTCTATTCATCCGGATCGGGTGACAATTCCAACGATATGTTCATCAAGGAGGAGGTGATGTTTGAAGATTCCGCCGCACCGCATTCACCACAATCGCCGCCAAGTTCGAAATTTCGCATCTCGAATTTCGATAGCGATCTTGTCGACGATCATGTCGATCTAAATCATTCGCTGCCACCGTACGGTAATCTCTTTGAGCCGCATTCAATACGCGACAGCATCCCGGTGCAATTGTATcccgatgacgatgatgatttTCGCTTGGATCACAGTTCGTTGGGTGGCCTCCATAATACATCATCGTCGACCACCGATGGCGATTTCATCAAAAAGGAATGGGTCTATGGCAGTGCGTCGAGCAGTTATGCCATGAATGGTAAATTCGATGACGATAGCGATGCGCTCTGCGATGCCGCCAATTTCATCTACAATtga